Proteins encoded within one genomic window of Candidatus Desulfarcum epimagneticum:
- a CDS encoding conserved hypothetical protein (Evidence 4 : Unknown function but conserved in other organisms), whose translation MTRLLMSETPSIKNDILKIVSGNPISPKDLIRRLSALYPGQKTAIQSAIRALVRDGRIAYGHRHGRSTLETSLASPVRLSSHVVVKPPALSFEAGPGDVVANLAPGSSFGAGDHPTTRLAVMGLDHVMGHGAAKARAPRESMLDVGTGSGILAIVAAGFGFKKALGIDMDPVARFEARENARLNGYENKIAIRDDDMEELDGAFFLIAANLRFPTIKRLSGAFFRALKEGGFIVFSGIYEHESPAVPGMWDPDAMRLLWQKSEAGWSALAFQKTKTAPEEH comes from the coding sequence ATGACCCGCCTTTTGATGTCCGAAACCCCATCCATTAAAAATGACATCCTGAAAATCGTGTCCGGGAATCCCATCTCCCCGAAAGACCTGATCAGGCGCCTGTCCGCCCTTTATCCCGGGCAAAAAACGGCGATCCAATCCGCCATCCGGGCCCTGGTCCGGGACGGACGAATCGCTTACGGCCACAGGCACGGCCGTTCGACGCTTGAGACTTCCCTGGCCTCACCGGTCCGTCTCTCCAGTCATGTGGTGGTCAAACCCCCGGCTCTTTCCTTTGAGGCCGGGCCCGGGGATGTGGTGGCGAATCTGGCCCCCGGCTCCTCCTTCGGCGCCGGCGACCATCCCACCACACGCCTTGCCGTGATGGGGCTGGATCATGTCATGGGCCATGGGGCCGCCAAAGCCCGGGCGCCCCGGGAGTCCATGCTGGACGTGGGAACCGGCTCCGGGATTCTGGCCATTGTCGCCGCGGGCTTTGGGTTCAAAAAGGCCCTGGGAATCGACATGGACCCTGTGGCCCGTTTTGAAGCCCGGGAAAATGCCCGGCTCAACGGTTATGAAAACAAAATCGCCATCCGCGACGACGACATGGAAGAACTGGACGGCGCTTTTTTTCTGATCGCCGCCAACCTGCGCTTTCCCACCATCAAACGATTGAGCGGCGCGTTTTTTCGGGCGCTCAAAGAAGGTGGATTTATCGTTTTTTCAGGAATCTATGAACACGAATCCCCCGCCGTCCCGGGTATGTGGGACCCAGACGCCATGCGCCTTTTATGGCAAAAATCCGAGGCGGGCTGGAGCGCTTTGGCGTTTCAGAAAACAAAAACCGCGCCAGAAGAACATTAA
- a CDS encoding conserved hypothetical protein (Evidence 4 : Unknown function but conserved in other organisms), whose protein sequence is MNVMSVRIDDKKRKALKIISSAEGKSMDGIIADLIEKYIDEKKDALIDFSESENLKGIMKISESSFSEWDNGEDEIYDTL, encoded by the coding sequence ATGAATGTGATGAGCGTTCGCATCGACGACAAAAAGAGAAAGGCTTTAAAGATCATCTCATCGGCCGAAGGCAAATCGATGGATGGAATCATCGCGGACTTGATCGAAAAGTATATTGATGAAAAAAAAGACGCGCTGATTGATTTTTCGGAAAGTGAAAATCTGAAAGGAATAATGAAAATTTCCGAATCCTCATTCTCGGAGTGGGACAACGGAGAGGATGAAATCTACGACACATTATAA
- the dsvD gene encoding Protein DsvD, whose protein sequence is MDTEAAKQKIVDALKKKAKLKSKFYLKDFYSMIPDEKPRAVKNLVNAMVKEEILEYWSSGSTTMIGLKGTGKQAHAEDED, encoded by the coding sequence ATGGATACAGAAGCCGCGAAACAAAAGATTGTGGACGCGTTGAAAAAGAAAGCCAAATTAAAATCCAAGTTTTACCTGAAAGATTTTTACAGCATGATCCCGGATGAAAAACCCAGGGCTGTGAAGAATCTGGTCAATGCCATGGTGAAGGAAGAGATTCTCGAGTACTGGTCCAGCGGAAGCACCACCATGATCGGCCTGAAAGGAACGGGCAAACAGGCCCACGCCGAAGACGAAGATTAA
- the dsvA gene encoding Sulfite reductase, dissimilatory-type subunit alpha has translation MAKHETPMLDQLESGPWPSFVSDIKREADSRTKNERNIDYQVPQDVCEDILGVLELSFKHGRTHWKHGGIVGVFGYGGGVIGRYCDQPEMFPGVAHFHTVRVNQPAGKFYTTEYLKQLCDLWDFRGSGITNMHGSTGDIVLLGTTTPQLEEIFHELTHNMNQDLGGSGSNLRTPSDCVGEARCEYACYDTQAICHELTNEYQDELHRPAFPYKFKFKFDGCPNCCVASIARADMSFIGTWRDNIRIDQEAVKAYVGGEIAPNGGAHAGRDWGAFDIHKEVIDLCPTSCMWMEGDTLKIDDKECTRCMHCINVMPRALRIGEDRGCSILVGAKAPILDGAQMGSLLVPFVKVEEPYDEIKEVIESLWDWWMEEGKNRERIGELIKRQGFQKMLQVTGIKPAPQHVLAPRTNPYIFWKEDEVDGGWERDINEFRKHHQR, from the coding sequence ATGGCAAAACATGAAACTCCGATGTTGGATCAGCTTGAATCAGGGCCTTGGCCGAGTTTTGTGTCCGACATTAAGAGGGAAGCTGATTCACGGACGAAAAATGAGAGAAATATCGATTACCAGGTGCCGCAGGATGTGTGCGAGGACATACTGGGCGTGCTGGAGCTTTCCTTTAAGCACGGAAGAACCCACTGGAAACACGGCGGAATCGTCGGCGTTTTCGGCTATGGCGGCGGCGTCATCGGCCGGTACTGCGACCAGCCTGAAATGTTTCCCGGGGTGGCCCACTTTCACACCGTCCGCGTCAACCAGCCCGCCGGCAAGTTTTACACCACGGAATATCTGAAACAGCTCTGCGATCTCTGGGATTTCCGGGGAAGCGGCATCACCAATATGCACGGCTCCACAGGCGACATCGTCCTCCTGGGAACCACCACTCCCCAGCTGGAGGAAATTTTCCATGAGCTGACTCACAACATGAACCAGGACCTGGGCGGCTCGGGATCCAACCTCAGAACCCCCTCGGACTGCGTGGGAGAAGCCAGGTGCGAGTATGCCTGCTATGATACCCAGGCCATCTGCCATGAGCTGACCAACGAGTACCAGGACGAGCTTCACCGGCCCGCCTTCCCGTACAAGTTCAAGTTCAAATTTGACGGATGCCCCAACTGCTGCGTGGCCTCCATCGCCCGGGCGGATATGTCTTTTATCGGAACATGGAGAGACAACATCCGCATCGACCAGGAAGCCGTGAAAGCTTATGTGGGCGGCGAAATCGCTCCCAACGGCGGGGCCCACGCGGGCCGCGACTGGGGCGCCTTCGACATCCACAAAGAGGTCATCGACCTTTGCCCCACCAGCTGCATGTGGATGGAAGGCGATACCCTGAAGATAGACGACAAGGAATGCACGCGCTGCATGCACTGCATCAACGTCATGCCCCGCGCTTTGAGGATCGGCGAGGACCGCGGATGCTCCATTCTCGTGGGCGCAAAGGCCCCCATCCTTGACGGAGCCCAGATGGGATCCCTGCTTGTTCCTTTTGTCAAGGTGGAAGAGCCCTATGACGAGATCAAAGAAGTCATCGAAAGCCTCTGGGACTGGTGGATGGAAGAAGGCAAGAACCGGGAGAGAATCGGAGAGCTGATCAAACGCCAGGGCTTCCAGAAAATGCTTCAGGTCACGGGAATCAAACCGGCGCCGCAGCATGTGCTGGCTCCCCGGACCAACCCGTACATCTTCTGGAAGGAAGACGAAGTTGACGGCGGGTGGGAGCGCGATATCAACGAATTCAGAAAACATCATCAGAGATAG
- the rimP gene encoding Ribosome maturation factor RimP, whose protein sequence is MTNKRRRQKIRGKKTGPRKSGLRNHQEISRRAAGIAEPLCLAEGMELVLTECAGGPGGPVIRVFVDKPDGVSIEDCARISRQLHDLFDVEMEGVMERFGLEVSSPGAHRPLAKAADFERFKGRKAAVRVRGDGGEKRKGPRNKTIKGIIIGAPGNRVEMDVDGVPVAIALDDIVKARLD, encoded by the coding sequence TTGACAAATAAAAGACGCAGGCAAAAGATACGCGGGAAAAAGACCGGGCCCCGGAAATCGGGTCTTCGGAACCACCAGGAGATTTCCCGCCGGGCGGCCGGCATCGCCGAGCCCCTGTGTCTGGCCGAAGGGATGGAGTTGGTCCTGACGGAATGCGCCGGCGGTCCCGGGGGGCCGGTCATCCGGGTTTTCGTGGACAAGCCCGATGGGGTGAGCATTGAGGATTGCGCCCGGATCAGCCGGCAGTTGCATGATCTTTTCGATGTGGAAATGGAGGGCGTCATGGAGCGCTTCGGCCTGGAAGTTTCCTCGCCCGGGGCCCACCGCCCCCTGGCAAAGGCGGCTGATTTTGAAAGATTCAAAGGCAGGAAGGCCGCCGTCCGGGTCAGAGGCGACGGCGGAGAAAAAAGAAAAGGCCCCCGAAACAAAACGATTAAAGGAATCATTATCGGCGCGCCCGGGAATCGGGTTGAAATGGATGTTGACGGCGTTCCTGTGGCCATCGCGCTGGACGATATCGTCAAAGCGAGACTGGACTGA
- a CDS encoding PemK-like protein, producing the protein MKSTTHYKKWDIVLVPFPFTDLSASKKRPALIISPDEYNSGPDVVIAFITSKMNVKPRLGDFRIREWKKAKLPKPSLIRMKFATIDQNIIAKQFGRLSGEDIRLFKKKISDFFSN; encoded by the coding sequence ATGAAATCTACGACACATTATAAAAAATGGGACATTGTCCTTGTCCCATTTCCTTTCACGGATCTGTCCGCGTCAAAAAAACGACCCGCCTTGATTATTTCGCCGGACGAATATAATTCGGGGCCTGATGTGGTTATCGCGTTCATTACAAGCAAAATGAATGTCAAACCCAGGTTGGGCGATTTTCGAATCCGGGAATGGAAAAAGGCCAAACTGCCCAAACCTTCGCTCATTCGAATGAAATTCGCGACAATCGACCAAAACATCATTGCCAAGCAGTTTGGCCGGTTGAGCGGCGAGGATATCCGCCTTTTCAAGAAAAAAATTTCCGATTTCTTTTCAAATTAA
- the dsvB gene encoding Sulfite reductase, dissimilatory-type subunit beta: MAFISSGYNPDKPMENRITDIGPRKYDEFYPEVIKNNKGKWKYHDILEPGVLVHVSETGDKVFTVRVGGARLMSVSHIRELCEIADKHCDGYLRFTTRNNIEFMVDSQDKVKPLKDDLAGRKFDGGSFKFPIGGTGAGVTNIVHTQGWIHCHTPATDASGPVKATMDVLFDDFQDMRLPAQLRVSLACCLNMCGAVHCSDIAILGYHRKPPILDHEYLDKMCEIPLAIAACPTAAIKPSKVELPSGDTVKSVAVKNERCMFCGNCYTMCPSMPLSDDVGDGIVLMVGGKVSNRISMPKFSKVVVAFIPNEPPRWPKTTDAIKKIVEVYSQNANKYERVGEWAERIGWERFFDLCELDFTHHLIDDFRDPAYYTWRQSTQFKF; encoded by the coding sequence ATGGCATTTATTTCTTCAGGATATAATCCGGACAAACCGATGGAAAACAGGATCACCGACATCGGTCCTAGAAAGTATGATGAGTTTTATCCGGAAGTTATCAAAAATAACAAAGGCAAATGGAAGTACCATGACATACTGGAGCCCGGCGTTCTGGTTCATGTGTCTGAAACCGGCGACAAAGTCTTCACCGTCCGGGTCGGCGGCGCCCGTCTGATGAGCGTGTCCCACATTCGGGAGCTTTGTGAAATCGCCGACAAACACTGCGACGGCTACCTGCGTTTCACCACCCGGAACAACATTGAGTTCATGGTGGACAGCCAGGACAAGGTCAAACCCCTCAAAGACGATTTGGCCGGCCGGAAGTTTGACGGGGGAAGCTTCAAGTTCCCCATCGGCGGAACCGGCGCCGGCGTCACCAACATCGTCCACACCCAGGGATGGATTCACTGCCACACCCCGGCCACGGACGCCTCCGGCCCCGTGAAGGCCACCATGGACGTTTTGTTTGACGATTTCCAGGACATGCGGCTCCCGGCTCAGCTTCGGGTGTCTCTGGCCTGCTGCCTCAACATGTGCGGCGCGGTTCACTGCTCCGATATCGCCATCCTGGGCTATCACAGAAAGCCCCCGATCCTGGATCATGAGTACCTGGACAAAATGTGCGAGATTCCTCTGGCCATCGCCGCCTGTCCCACCGCGGCCATCAAGCCGTCCAAGGTGGAGCTGCCCAGCGGAGACACCGTCAAGAGTGTGGCGGTCAAAAACGAACGGTGCATGTTCTGCGGAAACTGCTACACCATGTGCCCCTCCATGCCCCTGTCCGACGACGTGGGCGACGGAATCGTTTTGATGGTGGGCGGCAAAGTGTCCAACCGGATCAGCATGCCCAAGTTCTCCAAGGTCGTGGTGGCTTTTATTCCCAACGAGCCCCCGCGCTGGCCGAAAACCACGGACGCCATTAAAAAGATCGTGGAAGTGTACTCGCAAAACGCCAACAAGTACGAGCGTGTGGGCGAGTGGGCCGAGCGGATCGGATGGGAAAGGTTCTTCGACCTTTGCGAGCTGGACTTCACCCATCACCTGATCGACGATTTCCGCGATCCGGCGTACTACACCTGGCGTCAATCGACCCAGTTTAAGTTCTAG
- the nusA gene encoding Transcription termination/antitermination protein NusA: MLITDIKRIVDQVSRDKGIDSGILIKALEEALCSAAKKKFGNNIDIEAHYNEKSGEIEVFQFKEVVEEVSDEVCEIALDEGRELDPGCEMGDSIGTKMDASTFGRIAAQSAKQVIIQKMKGAERDVVYSNFIHRKGEIINGIVQRVDRGDVIVNLGGAEGALPIKEKIPRESYRRGDRMRALIVDVLYETRGPQIILSRTHPDFLTALFKTEVPEISEGIVKIMGAAREPGVRAKFAVDSIEADIDPVGACVGAKGIRVGAVVKELRDEKIDVIHWHFDPVQFVCNALAPAEISRVIMDEENRNMEVIVPDEFLSIAIGKRGQNVRLASKLTGWSLDVSSEAQYNSAMSEGYDSLISLPGVGQGIADSLYEKGVYSIDKIVDSTIEELSEVKGIGKDKAVSLIEAAKEAVSRRDQEIRETLNEDSDGGGDGKDQDI; the protein is encoded by the coding sequence ATGTTGATAACTGATATCAAACGCATTGTCGACCAGGTCAGCCGCGACAAGGGGATCGACAGCGGGATTCTTATAAAAGCCCTTGAAGAGGCGCTGTGCTCCGCCGCGAAAAAGAAATTCGGGAACAATATCGATATTGAGGCGCATTACAACGAAAAAAGCGGGGAGATAGAGGTGTTCCAGTTCAAAGAGGTGGTGGAGGAGGTCTCGGACGAGGTCTGCGAAATCGCCCTTGACGAGGGCCGGGAGCTGGATCCGGGATGCGAGATGGGCGACAGCATCGGCACTAAAATGGACGCCTCCACATTCGGGCGCATCGCGGCCCAGTCCGCCAAGCAGGTGATCATCCAGAAGATGAAGGGCGCTGAAAGGGATGTGGTCTATTCCAATTTTATTCATCGAAAAGGCGAGATCATCAACGGCATTGTCCAGCGTGTGGACCGGGGGGATGTGATCGTCAACCTCGGGGGGGCCGAAGGGGCCCTGCCCATTAAAGAGAAGATTCCCCGGGAGAGCTATCGCCGGGGGGACCGCATGCGCGCGTTGATCGTTGATGTGCTGTATGAAACCCGGGGGCCCCAGATCATTTTATCCAGGACCCATCCGGATTTTCTGACGGCGCTGTTTAAAACAGAGGTTCCGGAAATCAGCGAAGGCATCGTTAAAATCATGGGCGCGGCCCGGGAGCCGGGGGTTCGGGCGAAATTCGCCGTGGATTCCATAGAGGCGGATATTGATCCGGTGGGCGCGTGTGTGGGCGCCAAGGGAATCCGGGTGGGCGCTGTGGTCAAGGAGCTTCGGGACGAAAAGATTGATGTCATCCACTGGCATTTTGACCCGGTCCAGTTTGTGTGCAACGCCCTGGCCCCGGCTGAGATATCCCGGGTGATCATGGACGAGGAAAACAGAAACATGGAGGTGATTGTCCCCGATGAATTTCTTTCCATCGCCATCGGAAAGCGGGGTCAGAATGTGAGGCTGGCTTCAAAACTCACCGGATGGAGCCTGGATGTGAGCAGCGAAGCGCAGTACAATTCCGCCATGAGTGAGGGCTATGATTCCCTGATTTCCCTCCCCGGCGTGGGCCAGGGCATCGCCGATTCCCTGTATGAAAAAGGGGTTTATTCCATCGACAAGATCGTCGATTCGACCATTGAGGAGTTGAGCGAGGTCAAGGGAATTGGAAAGGACAAAGCGGTTTCGCTCATCGAGGCCGCCAAAGAGGCGGTTTCAAGACGCGACCAGGAAATCCGTGAAACATTAAATGAAGATTCAGATGGGGGAGGAGATGGCAAAGATCAGGATATATGA
- a CDS encoding hypothetical protein (Evidence 5 : Unknown function) — translation MITAVRVPARLPERDVEMIDNQNYKQFEAILNSISDGVFTTDPNCNIAYFNKAAERMTGVSREGKTSPFLLSVSGGLKMSEK, via the coding sequence ATGATAACCGCTGTGAGAGTTCCCGCGCGACTGCCTGAAAGAGATGTTGAGATGATTGACAATCAAAATTACAAACAATTCGAGGCCATACTTAACTCAATTTCGGATGGGGTTTTCACCACTGACCCAAACTGCAATATCGCCTATTTCAACAAAGCCGCGGAAAGAATGACAGGCGTGTCGAGAGAAGGGAAGACATCCCCCTTCTTATTGAGTGTCAGCGGCGGCCTGAAAATGTCTGAAAAATAG
- the cbiA gene encoding Cobyrinate a,c-diamide synthase, whose translation MRPGAETPTGVVISALGGGSGKTILAAGIIAALTQKGKTISPFKKGPDYIDAGWLSLAAGRPCRNLDTFLTSVPHALDSFRRHSSGCDASIIEGNRGLYDSIHIDGRGSTADMAKMLGLPVVLCLNCAKVTRTMAAIVMGCLHFDPDVRIAGVTLNRVAGKRHENNIRRNIEAYTGVPVIGAIPKLSNQHFPERHMGLVPTHEHAWAKDSLAAIARAVRKHVDLDAVARVAGFDPGKKDDPLPYRADISPFASPALSGLFPPPTANAGRSRALRKTRIGVAVDSAFQFYYPENIEALREAGAETVWVSPLQDRSLGDIDGLYLGGGFPETHAKRLSDNVSFRDSVKKRAEEGLPIYAECGGLMYLGREIEMSGRFYPMADVLPAVYGFSKKPRGHGYAVFQVERENPYFKVGDRIRGHEFHYSFVLKWEGDADLLAFSMERGVGFYEGKDGVAFKNVLATYVHIHALGTPEWARAFVEKAREFQKGS comes from the coding sequence ATGCGGCCGGGCGCTGAAACGCCCACGGGAGTTGTGATATCCGCCCTCGGAGGAGGATCGGGGAAGACCATCCTGGCCGCAGGCATCATCGCCGCTTTGACCCAAAAGGGGAAAACCATATCCCCTTTTAAAAAAGGTCCGGACTACATTGACGCCGGCTGGCTCTCTCTCGCGGCTGGCCGTCCCTGCCGAAATCTGGACACCTTTCTTACCTCCGTTCCCCATGCGCTGGATTCGTTTCGCCGGCATTCATCCGGCTGCGACGCGTCCATCATCGAAGGGAACCGGGGACTTTACGACTCCATCCACATCGACGGTCGCGGCAGCACGGCGGATATGGCCAAAATGCTGGGTCTTCCCGTGGTTCTTTGCCTGAACTGCGCCAAAGTGACCCGGACCATGGCCGCCATTGTGATGGGCTGCCTTCACTTTGACCCCGACGTGAGAATCGCCGGGGTGACGCTGAACCGTGTGGCGGGAAAACGCCATGAAAATAACATTCGGCGAAACATTGAGGCATACACCGGGGTCCCGGTGATCGGGGCCATTCCAAAACTTTCCAACCAGCATTTTCCCGAGCGCCACATGGGCCTTGTGCCCACCCATGAGCATGCCTGGGCAAAGGATTCCCTGGCCGCCATCGCCCGGGCGGTCCGGAAGCATGTGGATCTGGACGCCGTCGCGCGCGTGGCCGGATTTGATCCGGGAAAAAAAGACGACCCTTTGCCGTACCGCGCGGACATTTCTCCTTTTGCGTCGCCGGCGCTTTCCGGTCTTTTTCCGCCGCCGACCGCGAACGCGGGCCGGAGCCGGGCTTTGCGAAAGACGCGGATCGGCGTGGCGGTGGACTCCGCCTTTCAGTTTTACTATCCCGAAAACATTGAGGCCCTTCGGGAAGCCGGGGCCGAGACGGTTTGGGTCAGCCCGCTTCAGGACCGGAGCCTTGGGGATATTGACGGGCTTTACCTGGGAGGGGGCTTTCCCGAAACCCACGCGAAGCGTCTTTCCGACAACGTCTCGTTTCGGGACTCCGTCAAAAAGAGGGCCGAAGAGGGCCTTCCCATATACGCCGAATGCGGGGGGCTGATGTACCTGGGCCGGGAAATTGAGATGTCCGGCCGCTTCTATCCCATGGCGGATGTCCTGCCTGCGGTGTACGGTTTTTCAAAAAAGCCCCGGGGGCATGGCTACGCTGTTTTCCAGGTCGAGCGTGAAAACCCCTACTTCAAGGTGGGGGACCGGATCCGGGGCCATGAGTTTCATTATTCCTTTGTTTTGAAATGGGAGGGCGACGCCGACCTTCTGGCGTTTTCCATGGAGCGGGGCGTGGGATTTTACGAAGGAAAAGACGGGGTGGCGTTTAAAAATGTCCTGGCCACCTACGTCCACATCCATGCCCTGGGAACCCCGGAGTGGGCCCGCGCTTTTGTGGAAAAGGCCCGGGAATTCCAGAAAGGTTCATGA